TACAGCGGCAAAGGgaggtccaactccatattaatgcccatggttttggaatgagatgttcgaCCAGTACATATAtgtgtcaggtgtccacatacatttggaaatGCAATGTATTTCCATAAACATTTCAAATCGCACACACTGAAAGAAGAAGTGTTTTGGCCAGAGTGTTGGTTTCTTTACAGAAGTGCTAGCCATTGACATACTTGAAGTGTGAAACAAAGTAATTGCAGCCATATCACTCATCACATCACAGTTTGTTAGAATAAGGAACACCCAGTTTGTGTGAAGCATGAGGAGAGCCCATGTGTTTAGTTCAGCTTATGAAATCAGCGTTTGCCATATTTTCTTGCGTGCAGGGCTATTGGTGGTCTCTATGGGCCACTCTTTCTCGCTCTTAGAATTTGGCAGTCTGAAAATAGCTTGCACTGATTGTGATGAGGTTCACTTATCAGAATCGGCACCCTTCCACATCATCCTCAGATGACCTCAATGCTTCATGCATTGACAGCCTGTTCAGCTTGTGCTACACACTATATCCTTCCCCCTAAATCTTAATTGGttccttaaaataaaacaggaaatgcaaatATGTGTGTTTCCCTAGACAATAGGTTGTTCTGTTCAATGTCTCATACTTGACATGCCAGAGCCAATGAATCACTTTATGAAGGTTTGTTATCGAGAAAGCCAATCGCCTCTGTGCTGTAGTGCTGGCATGTGGAAGAGCAGCGTATCTGCTCTTGGAACTGCCACCAGACAGTTCTAAATATACAGAGGTTCTCTGCTATCAAGGATGTCTTTATTATACATGCTGAGGTTGCAGGCTcctgaaattaataaaacattaccACCAGAAAGATCAATACCCGAAGGTTGTGCTTCTTCTGGATCTTCACTAATTGTTTACCTAGAAGATGTATGAGCACAAGATAATGCGCATTGATTAACATTACTAATGTTCAACAATGtctttattttctccaaaaggTGTAGAATTTGGGGCGCGAATGATCACTATCGACGGCAAACAGATAAAACTCCAAATCTGGGATACGGTAAGTATTTCCACGCTTTCATTAATCTAATATAAACTAAGATCTTCAGCGCAGTGTGTTTACATAGCATTGCTTTTGAATGGACTCGGCATGACTGAGTGTTAAGGATCGCGCTTGAAGGCGTACGTCTAATAGCTCAGAATGAAGTGTTGTTTGATATACCCGTAtaaacagagagcagagagaaatcCATCAGCTTGTGTTTGGAAGTGTCGTGGCCATTTCCTGGGAGAGAtgaatgtgggcggggctgaggtcTGCCTTGGCCGCGCTCTGCTCTGGTGCTCCTGTCAGATGGCCGGCTTGGGTTTCTCTTGTGCTCCTCTGTCCCCCAAGGCTTAGGCGTGGGCCCAAACCTGGCAgcactgctgccctctgctggagggGCAGGGCCAGGTGCCCTCTGACATCATCAACGGTGTCAGCTTTGACTGTTCTTGTCTGTGGCCAGTTTAAAGTTTACAATGAGGTCCTCAGAAGAGAGCCTGAGCTTCTCTGTGAGGCACCTCATGGTTGCAAACATTTTACTGGCCTATAGATGGAGACAGCGTGCCAGAAGAGAAAGTAGTTTTCTATCAGattgctgtgctgtttttgacTGCCTGTACTCTGTAACTGAATTTTCTATCACACTATTTATAATTCAGTTacttaattagcattttttggTGAGCAGTTATGTGTCTCTTGAAATATAGCAATATTTTAtcactcatttaaaaatgcattctaaatcgcatttagcTGTGATCACTGACAGATTGCTTTCAGCGTAGAGAGGCAGATGTGTAAATGCTTTGACAGCCTGTTTAGCGGTGCCATGatgtcattttctgaaaatggccCAGTCTAGTTTCACTTCTCTGTATTCTGACAGTTTTGTTCATTGCTATTTTACAATTGCTCGCCTAAATCTGTTAGTACTAAACTTATTCAGACTGAGCATCTGAAAGAGGTCAGTTACGTTTTATTTTGCACTTAAAAGACATACTATTcaggatttttagccttgctgtggtcttgtgtttacaatcaaatgagTTGTCCTCCGTCCCCGATCCCACCCGTTCatctccatttttttattttataaccaTTTcgatatttttgttttatatccATTTTTTGATAGCTGTCGCCATCCAGCTAGGTAGCTACAAACACTCTGCTGAAACCTGACTCCACCTCTCAGGCACTGTAGctacacccacccctccccacccagaAAAGGCCGTCACGCCCAGAAAGGTCCAGAACACATCTTAGAAGAAGAAATACGGGCAGAGTAGTACatattgccagtgcatcatggatatgagcatggttattttattatattttcaagctgacaatcctgcatagtatgcctctAAGTCCCATAACACGTTGCACTTTTTGCCAGCTGGCCGCAAGTGTGAGGCTTGCACTAGTGTGAGGCTTCCATTAGGAGCTCCACTCCGCATTCGCACAGCAGCAGAGGATCCACACGTCTTTAACCGggaataattgtattatttgaaattcataCTCGAGTGGTTTGCTCCAGCGAGCGGTGGATGAGTGGCGGGGGAAGCGGGGGAGTGATGTAACCCTCTAAATTTGCATCCTTGGCCTCCCCGCAACCTTTCCTCTGGCAGCTGGTgtcattcatcatttatttacaatggGCTCTATTTATTCTAATGTCAACAGCTGCCCGGGGAGCAGGGTATTCAATTGAGGCGCGGGGCGCCGGCGTAGCCGCTGGCTTTCATAGGGGGTTCCTCTGAGTGCAGTTGCTAGGAGTCCATTCTGCGCGCCGGTAATGATTCCCGCATTGTGAGGCCATTCACGAAATTGGGTTGTCAAGGATGGCCCGGGAGAGCTGAGAGCTCTTTTTTTGTGGAGGGAGAGTGACAGTGGGCACAACAGAGGCGCTCGCGCGCTGCCCGCCCCTCGCCGCCGCCACCGGGATGCCGCCCCGCCAGCTGCGTGGGCCGGGGGGAGGGCCGCAGGGagggccgcggcggcggcgtagGGCCGGAGGGTTCGGCCGAGCCGCCCTGGGCCTCACTGCCCCCGTTCGCTGTCTTTCAGGCCGGGCAGGAGTCCTTCCGATCCATCACCAGATCCTACTACAGAGGGGCGGCCGGAGCGCTCTTAGTGTATGACATCACAAGGTAAGCCTGCGTTCCTCCTGAAGCCTGACCTCTGCACTATCAcccctgtttctttttttttttaaggttaaaATAGGTATCGTGTCTGGccttttttcatactttttgcTCAATGTGAACAGTTATTTGATTTGAAGTAATTGGGTCATTGTAAATGTATAATTGACCAGCAGACGGTAAGTAACATGAGGGAAATGTTCTCTTGGACTTGCTCATGGTCTGGTGCATGCCTGCCTCGTCTTTATGGCCCTCTGCGCTGTGTCCTGTGAAAGGTTAGAGCTTTTTGAGTTCCTGAGCTCTTGTGGCTTCCTTTCGGCTCTCCAACAGAAGGGACACCTTCAACCACTTGACGACCTGGTTAGAAGACGCGCGCCAACATTCCAACTCCAATATGGTCATCATGCTGATCGGAAACAAGAGGTGAGCGGTCCTTCCTCATTGGCTGCGACCAAGGCCTGGCTGTGAAGCCTCGCCCCCTACATTTTGCCTGTTGGGCCTCTCTTATTCTGTCTTTCCCTCCTGCTGCAGAATGTCAGTAAGCTGTAAATGGCTGTCGTTTACTCTGTCGGATGAGCTGAATTGTTTCTCAGGGAGGACGGGGAGCTCACGTGAGGGGCCCGCGCCGGCCTTTTCTCTTTCAGCGATTTGGAGTCGCGGCGAGAGGTGAagaaagaggaaggggaggCCTTCGCCAGAGAACACGGTCTCATCTTCATGGAGACGTCCGCCAAGACGGCTTCAAACGTGGAGGAGGTAACCGCCTCTCTGGGCCCTGCTCGATTACTGCTGAGCAAATGGGGGGGAAGGAGTTGCATCAGGTCACCGCTTGTTTATGCTGAACGTCGTTGTACTTTctcagggctttttttttttgttcgttcgTTACCTGTTGATATGAAAACTGCCCGTGCACCACAAAGCTTTTGTCTCGGTCGTGAGGAATGACTGGTAGCAGAAATCCCATGACCACAGGCACAGTCATTCTCAGAGTCAAATCTGAAAGTGTGAAACGCGTAGGTTTGCTTCAAGTGAAAGTAACATCGCTCGTGTGTCTGCTATTTTCGCAAAATACCAGGCGTTCCTGTAAATACTGCTCTTAACTGAAGGACTTCTTGAGTTGCTCTAAAAGAAGCTAACTTCTTGTGAAGAAGTGTTGGCAAGGCGAGTTCCTGTAAATTCATGACAGCTTCAAAAGTGGGTTGGGCCAGagcaatgctttaaaaaaaaaaatttttttaaactgacaaaaaatCTGATGCAGCAGtcagttttgatttgatttgaaattttGATTTGAAGCGGGAAATGCTCCTGGATCTTCCCTTGGTTCCATTTACTTTATGACTGATTTTGATGAGCAAATTCAAATGTTGACGGCAGGAGTTTAGAAATGTCATTACTGTACGTCCATGTCTCATTCCAGCCTTGCACGTGGAAGATGTGCATTTTACCTCATCGTATATGTGGTGCCTTAACTCTTTATTTCACCAAATTTAGTACAACTATCAGCCGAAAGTATCAAATCTTGAAGTGCCAGATAGTCTATGCTTTGAGCAAATGGTGTGCTTTCTTTTATAGTCTGGCCTTTATCTTTCTGTCAGGTCCACCAGTTTGAAAATCTCACAGTGCCGTATGTGGCGTGTGTGGTAATGTTGCTTTTGGGTTCAGTCTGCTTCAATTAACAACATAAGATGCTTATTCTGCTTGCGGATTAAGCTGATGTTTCAGTTATAGAAACGTGACTGTTTCTAAGCCTAGATGACTCAGATTGCCGAAACTGCAAGCAAGCGCACCATGTTCCTCCCTGCCACAGCGTGTGGAGGTGGCTGCTGGGTAATCTTTGGGAATCAGGGCAGAAATCGCAGGGATCTGCTGAATTTTGTCCCTGGATTAGGTCAACAAAATGTCAACACGGAACAGCAATGATATTACAACTCCTCATTACTGCTTTTAATGCACGTTTTTACAGGACCATAATTGCCCTTTTTCTCTAGAAGATTTAAATTGCGAATCAAAGCCTATGTGCACAGCAAGGTTCTCAACGCTAATCGGCTCAGATATGGAGTTTATACGGGTGCAGTTGGGACTGTGTGCACTGGCTGGCTTACAGGGCTGCTTTGTGGGGAAGCACACAGTTGGCTGTTGTGtgccccagggagggagggtgccTGACTGCAGCTGCCCAGTCCTCTGGTTCAGTGGCTGCTGCACACAGCTGGTGATCCGCTGGGTGCAGTGAAGCGCTGGCGTTCTCAGGTTAATGCTCAGATGCTGCAGTGGTGGCAGTGGCTTGCCATTTAGATTGAGTATTCCTAAtagaggggggaaaaactgctatgttaaaaagtaaaaaaataaaattaaatctttGTGCTGTAACAAGTCAGTAATAGGCAGCAGACTGAAAGGGAAGCTTATTGAATTGTGACTTTAACTTGTTTAAGTTTTGCTTCGAGGTGTAAATATGGCTAGGTTTAATGCTTACCTTAATCAATGGCCCTCAGCAAGTAGATTTCTAATTAATGTGTACGTACAAGAAAACACTTTGGGTTGATCGAGCAACGGCGCTCAGTGAATTTTTAATTAAGCGACTGCTAAATTCATCTCCTAATTCATTATCTCTTAGTTCTGCAGTGTGATTTAGCAACTCCTTATGAGCATATAATTGATTTGTCAATGTTCTCGGACTGCTGAAGATATTATTTGAAAGCTGCATCGTCGTCtaccaccaggtggcagcaATAAGTAACATAAAGCAGCTTTAGGCCGCACTGAAAAGCGGACTGGTttaatagtttaaaaataaaatacccagCCCAGTGCGTGAATGATTTATGTTATGTCTTAAcatgcatgttttgtgaatatattttagTGGTGTGGGAGCGCAGTCATTGATTTCTGCATTATTATTCAAGTCGTCCGTATCAGAGCTGTGGCAAAAGCCAGACTGCGCTCCAGCAACCCGTAGCCTTGAGGTGAGGTGAATTAGCGTAGAGCGCAGAGCGCagagcacaccccccccctgctcAGCTAGCCTCCAGCGCGTCGCGGGGTGACGTTTCTCGTCGGGCACGCGATCGGCCGGCCCCATCTGCGGGGGGAGATGAGGAGCGTCTAAAGCACCAGAGGTAGATTACCGGCTCTCATTATGCCAGatggtctgtttgttttt
This is a stretch of genomic DNA from Anguilla rostrata isolate EN2019 chromosome 4, ASM1855537v3, whole genome shotgun sequence. It encodes these proteins:
- the LOC135253551 gene encoding ras-related protein Rab-2A, yielding MAYAYLFKYIIIGDTGVGKSCLLLQFTDKRFQPVHDLTIGVEFGARMITIDGKQIKLQIWDTAGQESFRSITRSYYRGAAGALLVYDITRRDTFNHLTTWLEDARQHSNSNMVIMLIGNKSDLESRREVKKEEGEAFAREHGLIFMETSAKTASNVEEAFINTAKEIYEKIQEGVFDINNEANGIKIGPQHAATNATLSGSQGGQQAGGGCC